CTAAAAGCCAATAAATCCAATGTGACCTTATTTGACAATTGACGATCAACTATTTTACGTGAACTCATGGTTGAGGGCGTCAAAATCGCAGTCAggcatgtattatgaaatacatgccatgggcttgtttgtaatttcccagccattttgaaattgttgaatagTCAACCCCGTTTGCCAACTTGGATCCCGTTACTGCCAATTTTGTAATATGAAtaccattttaaaatatttagcaccatttttgtgatattaataccactttataaaatttagtacaaaacgagtaccatttaaggaaaatgaatttcatttagaaaaagtttagtaccatttttgtaataccaataccaTTTTTCTAATGAATTGCCAACTCAGCAATGCCAAGTCAGCACCCCATTTTACAAGTGTACAATACCGTTTTACATTTCCCCTCAAAAATATTTACCATTTAGATTTACCTTTTTATTTGGAGTTGGCatgtttttgcaaatacataCCTGGCATGTATTTGGACTTCCTCATGGTTTGACTGCCTATTTGCAATTTATTGATAGTTGGTAACTTAATTGGTATAGGGACACAATAGCCGAATATGGAATGGAAATTGGTCGTCTAATGAGTCGGCTGTTGGGATTGATGTCCCAAGGGCTTGGTTTAAGGGAAGACCATTTACGAAGCTTATTGGAAAACAATGACGATTATTCGGCCCAAGCACATTATTATCCTCCATGCCCACAACCAGAACGCACCCTTGGATTGCGTCCCCATTTTGATCTTAAGGTATTATCCCTTTTGCAAAATGCTAAAGATTTTATGTTTGACATTCTGAAACTATACATCCAGACGGGTATATAAAATAAGATCACAtgtgaatatgttttgaaatgTGCTCCGTATTTGATTTCATTTTCATTAGAATCTTTAAAGATTTCAAACAAAGCAAACCTTTGGACTCCGTTTGTTTCAGCGGAAactattttcaaaggaaatcattttccatagaaaatatttttcaagAGAAAACATCAAGGGaaatagttttcctttgtttgtttgCTCACAGGAAAAAACATAGAAGCGGAAATGAGaggaaagaaaaggaaatataAGCGATTAGAGTGGAAAATATGGCATTCCTTCTTTTCAAAGGAAAAGTTGGTTTTCCTTCGTAGAAAGTTGTTTTCCACCTTTGAAAAATTTGTTTTCCACCTTAACAGACAAACAAACTAAAATaggaaaattattttccgacaATGTGTTTTCCGTCAAAACAAACAGAGCCTTAGGAACGGTGGAGCTAGTATATATATGAAGATCAATTTAATACTCAATATTTAATCTATATCTAGtatagtatttaaaaaggaacaccatagattattagaagtcatgtggcatctcattattagaagtcatgtgacatctctcctttcatccatcattttgttttgttttttttcaacttttctttattgtttctatgatttacaacttctaatgcctcttccacttcattttccttattcaacatcaagttattaatagtAAATATACTCATTAGTCTCCTCCACTTCACccctttaacatccaatatttattcaacatataatttttatattttttcatccttcaaattacacctctatttaattcatatattaccaaaaataaCAAGTAttcactaattaaaacttcaaatGACATCTAAACAACCACTATACAACTGACCGTTATAAGAACGGGCTCAAAAACTAGTTAAATTAATACATATCTCCTGACTCCTGTTATGTATGAAAAAGGTACTTACTGTtttattgcaagaagaaggggttGTAGGGCTCCATGTTCGCAATCAAGAGAGATGGATAGCGGTTCATCCCAATCCTGATGCCCTTGTCATTAATTTGGCCGATCAAATGCAGGTAAACTACGTCTTTATCCGACCTCTGTTCCTATTTAATTGTCATTTAAACTAACTTTATCCGTTCCTTTTTAATTGTTGTTTTTGGATTATCGATATAACTTACACGTTAAATTACACAATGAAAACAGGTATTAAGCAATGACAAATACAAAAGTGTACTTCATAGAGCAGTAAACAACAAGCGTAAGAGAGTATCATTTGCAATGTTCTACGGCCCTAAGAAAGATATGTCTATTCAACCCATCCCGGAGCTCACTGATGAAACAACCAACCGTCCCATATATAGCCCGTACACATTCAATGAATATCTTGAAAAATATAACAATTTACAAGGGGATGAAATTAGGATGATTAAAGAaactttcaaaattaattatgaTATTATTTAATCATCCATAAACCTACTCCTAAAAACAATTCTATCCGAatgtaaattttaattaaatttgttgtttatttgcacttgaatcttgaaagtgtTTTGACTCGTATTAACACCGTTTTAATAATTTCTTTacattactatttgcacggactccagtATAATGTTTGACCGTTATTATATCAAATTCTGTATGacttaaagttataaaaatttgatatttatatatttcgagacgaattTAACAAATATTTTTAGATAATTTTTGAttgatataatagtgagaatttatggtcaaaattttgattattagacacatttttcaaagcgtaaagccGTAAATAACTTAATGAAACAAATGTAGTCTGCCGTCAAGTATGGAAGTTTTTCTTGCACTATTGTATAACTTATAATTTAAGTTTtgtctcttactttattcattttctaTTATGTTCAACTAGCTTTTTTTTACTTTTGTCTttatatttgtgcaaatagtaacggCAAACttctttatgaaacggaggtagtaagtaGTTAATTTCTTGAAGATCAATAACAAAATGTCGAAGGAAAAAATAGATAAGATTTCATTGTCCATAGGTTAATAAGATATCATCACTTAATTAGACAAAATTACTAGGATCGAATAGGAACACACTTCAAATTTTTATTCAAAACGTGAAAACAATTCCAAAAATACACAAATATATGCATGATCATTCATCAAGCATCGGATCATAAGAAAGACTAGTTGGTATGTTCCTCGAAACTAATTAAGAACAAGCAATTTGAGAATTCTTCAAGGAGAAGTTGTACATTTTATCCGATGAATATTTGAATTTGAAGGTAGAACTTGGAGCAATAGCATTGCCATTGTTGATAGTACAATCAGAGCCATCTTTCTTTAAAATGGAATTATCGATTGGTTCTTGTGGTTGAAATCCATCGCATGACAACACTACATCCACAAACACACATGAACATGTATTTTCAATGCTAACTTCGAAATTACTCTTCCCTTCTATACGTGTTCCGGTCCACACTTGATTGATTTTCAAGTTTGCATTTGTGCATATACTGCTTcctataaattaaataaaatcatgTTAGTTATACCATGTACAGATTTACGTACGACTGTGaatttgttctcttcaccttcttctttgttattacggatgcaaagaaagattaaataatGTAAATAAAAAACGCAGATATTtgacgtggttcactaacaatatgttagctacgtccacggGCAGAGGGGatgaaagttttattgatcttgaggaataTTGATTACAGAATACAACCACGTTATAACCTAGAGAATTTATATAGTAATCAGAGGCAGATCTTTATTTGCACTGGGGTGGGCCTGGCCCCAGCCGGAAAATTTTGTAGTGTTTTTTAGTTACAACCCccctaaaatttgtgtataattgtataattacatagtttattgttttttttctaTCGGCCCCCCTTGTAAAACTGTTCAAGGTTAGCCACTGATAGTACTCTCTATACGGATGCGGaaaaagcccagaaaataggcTCAAAAAAAATAACCCTAGTCCAGAATAACATATACCCGTCGTGATGGGACATCGCAGTAAGGGGattgaccgattcaaggcattattcTAACATTCTTGTTGTTTATTATACCAGACCATATCAAAGAAGCTTAAAACGCTCACATAAAacattcagatcagatcagatcaggacAAATTataaactagaaaaatcagaccaaATCATGTGAATAGAACAAAATCTATGTAAATATTTACCATTTTGCAAGAAAAACAATCGTAAATAAATCTTACCTCCGTGAACTAcacaaatgaaaaagaaaagtgcAACAAGGGATTTGACAAATGCCGCCATTGCAATAGTTGGGAGGAATTTAGATAAAGCCCTTTGTATTTTATTTCTCTTTCTATGTGAAAGACTTTGATGATTTTAGCAATGATGCTATTGACCTATTTATAGTGGAGGAAGAGTTGATCTTAGGTTGACAAACATTTtactttctttatttgtttgatttctatttttttttaatatatgttCTTTATGTGCTTgagaataagaaaataaatctTTGGAAAATAAAAGATTTGGGGGACTTTTTTTCTAAGTAAAAAAAATCTGGAGGATTTCTCTATAAAAATAGATAATGAGGATATCtttcttattaattattttagggCGCAATTTTGTCATAAAAAAAGATTTGGAGGATTTAATTCTAAGATTGTAGTATTTGCATATGATatctttttttataatataatatgatcTTGAGGATTTGACTCTAAAGTTGTAACGTAACATATGGAATATATGATTTTGTTTTAATAGAAATGATTTTTTGGCACCGTTAATATAAATTCACCttatttaaactaattaattcagtaaaattAAGTCAGAATCCTTACTGGTATCGCCACTGCTATAGATTCACTCAAGGATAAATGGTGATTGGGTGATATAACTACAATTAAGAATGCTAAGGGTGTAAACAATGACTAAAATAAAGGTTGGTGAACAAGATACGTTCCTCCTAGCAAAAGATAATTAAATGTGATACTAGGTTGTTATATATTGCGCACTAATGTAAACAATTTTCACCGATAAATTTCATGTATGGTTCCGAATTTAGTTCTTATGTTGACAACCCCTATCTGTTAGCCT
This genomic stretch from Spinacia oleracea cultivar Varoflay chromosome 3, BTI_SOV_V1, whole genome shotgun sequence harbors:
- the LOC110783076 gene encoding protein DMR6-LIKE OXYGENASE 1-like translates to MEIGRLMSRLLGLMSQGLGLREDHLRSLLENNDDYSAQAHYYPPCPQPERTLGLRPHFDLKVLTVLLQEEGVVGLHVRNQERWIAVHPNPDALVINLADQMQVLSNDKYKSVLHRAVNNKRKRVSFAMFYGPKKDMSIQPIPELTDETTNRPIYSPYTFNEYLEKYNNLQGDEIRMIKETFKINYDII
- the LOC110783077 gene encoding uncharacterized protein, yielding MAAFVKSLVALFFFICVVHGGSSICTNANLKINQVWTGTRIEGKSNFEVSIENTCSCVFVDVVLSCDGFQPQEPIDNSILKKDGSDCTINNGNAIAPSSTFKFKYSSDKMYNFSLKNSQIACS